A stretch of Helicobacter pylori oki112 DNA encodes these proteins:
- a CDS encoding bifunctional riboflavin kinase/FAD synthetase → MLNFLSISSEPEIKSLAIGKFDGLHLGHQALFKELKDPKALLIIEKKHYTKGYLTPLKYRAKLVGMPLFFVYLEEISQLNALDFLELLKKKFPNLERLVVGYDFRFGHGRQNDALFLKERFEKTIIVPEVKIKEISVHSKTIKLALSHGDLSLANKLLGRPYEVCGEVISDQGLGHKELVPTLNIKTKDFILPSFGVYASLVKIKDPIYQKSVSFIGNRLSTDHNFAIECHVLDTIIENPPKEIALRWVQKIRDNMRFNSLKELKNQIQQDILRAKEILR, encoded by the coding sequence ATGTTGAATTTTTTATCCATTTCAAGCGAGCCTGAGATTAAAAGCTTAGCTATCGGTAAATTTGACGGCCTGCATTTAGGGCATCAAGCCCTTTTTAAAGAATTAAAAGATCCCAAAGCCCTTTTAATCATAGAAAAAAAACATTACACTAAAGGCTATTTAACCCCCCTAAAATACCGCGCTAAACTCGTGGGCATGCCTTTATTTTTTGTGTATTTAGAAGAGATCTCACAATTAAACGCCCTAGATTTTTTAGAGCTTTTAAAAAAGAAATTCCCCAATTTAGAACGCCTAGTGGTGGGCTATGATTTCAGGTTTGGGCATGGGAGGCAAAATGACGCTTTATTTTTAAAAGAGCGTTTTGAAAAAACCATTATTGTGCCTGAAGTGAAAATAAAAGAGATTAGCGTGCATTCTAAAACCATCAAACTAGCCCTAAGTCATGGCGACTTATCTTTAGCTAACAAGCTCTTAGGCAGGCCTTATGAAGTGTGCGGGGAAGTCATTAGCGATCAAGGCTTAGGGCATAAAGAATTAGTGCCTACTTTAAATATCAAAACTAAAGATTTTATCCTCCCTAGTTTTGGAGTGTATGCGAGTTTAGTGAAAATAAAAGATCCAATTTATCAAAAAAGCGTGAGTTTTATAGGCAATCGCTTAAGCACCGATCACAATTTCGCCATAGAATGCCATGTTCTTGATACCATCATAGAAAACCCACCCAAAGAAATCGCTTTGCGTTGGGTTCAAAAAATACGAGACAACATGCGTTTTAATTCATTAAAAGAGCTTAAAAATCAGATCCAACAAGACATCTTAAGAGCCAAAGAGATTTTGAGATAA
- a CDS encoding TlyA family RNA methyltransferase translates to MRLDYALFNQHLVNSREKAKALVLKNQVLVNKMVVSKPSFIVREGDQIELIAPNLFVSRAGEKLGAFLETHFVDFKGKVVLDVGASKGGFSQVALLKGAKKVLCVDVGKMQLDEGLKNDQRIECYEECDIRGFKTPETIDLVLCDVSFISLYCILEAIVPLSDEFLALFKPQFEVDRKIKRNKKGVVMDKEAILNALENFKNHLKTKDFQILKIQESLMKGKNGNVEFFIHFKRA, encoded by the coding sequence ATGCGCTTAGATTACGCCTTATTCAACCAGCATTTAGTAAATAGCAGAGAAAAAGCTAAAGCGTTGGTTTTAAAAAATCAGGTTTTAGTCAATAAAATGGTGGTTTCTAAACCCTCTTTTATCGTTAGAGAGGGTGATCAAATTGAACTCATCGCTCCAAATCTATTCGTTAGCAGGGCTGGGGAAAAATTAGGGGCTTTTTTAGAAACCCATTTCGTGGATTTTAAGGGAAAGGTGGTTTTAGATGTGGGAGCGAGCAAGGGGGGCTTTAGTCAAGTGGCTCTTTTAAAAGGGGCCAAAAAGGTGCTTTGCGTGGATGTGGGGAAAATGCAATTAGATGAGGGTTTGAAAAACGACCAGCGCATAGAATGTTATGAAGAATGCGATATTAGAGGGTTTAAAACGCCAGAAACAATTGATTTAGTGCTTTGTGATGTGAGCTTTATTTCTTTATATTGTATTTTAGAAGCGATTGTGCCTTTAAGCGATGAATTTTTGGCGCTTTTCAAACCGCAATTTGAAGTGGATAGAAAAATAAAACGCAATAAAAAGGGGGTGGTAATGGATAAAGAAGCCATTTTGAACGCTTTAGAAAACTTTAAAAACCATTTAAAAACAAAGGATTTTCAAATCTTAAAGATCCAAGAAAGCTTAATGAAAGGGAAAAACGGGAATGTTGAATTTTTTATCCATTTCAAGCGAGCCTGA
- the pyrB gene encoding aspartate carbamoyltransferase — protein sequence MPKKCRHLLQTSDLSLDEIKLLLEKASVYANDFNAVSLETKEKMQNKIIVALFFENSTRTVSSFEIASLRLGAKIVKLNMQTSSTSKGETLIDTFKNIHAMQPDAIITRHAFSSAPFKLAEFSQCPLINAGSGTSAHPTQALLDLLTLYQHFGSLENLKGKKIAFIGDVKNSRVANSNIKLLQRLGLEIMLCAPSSMLPITPLKTTHNIEEAIGFADILMSLRTQTERHNAPIFASLKDYGNAYCITQQRLEAHAKNKEIIILHPGPVHRDIDIESAVLEDKRSKVLEQVKNGVAMRMAVLEFLLLD from the coding sequence ATGCCAAAAAAATGCCGACACTTGCTCCAAACCAGCGATTTAAGCCTAGATGAAATCAAGCTTTTATTAGAAAAAGCGAGCGTTTATGCGAACGATTTTAACGCCGTATCTTTAGAAACAAAAGAAAAAATGCAAAATAAAATCATCGTGGCTTTATTTTTTGAAAATTCCACCCGAACGGTGTCTAGTTTTGAAATCGCAAGCCTAAGATTGGGGGCAAAAATAGTGAAATTAAACATGCAAACAAGCTCCACTTCAAAGGGTGAAACTTTGATAGACACTTTTAAAAATATCCATGCCATGCAGCCTGACGCTATCATCACACGGCATGCTTTTTCAAGCGCGCCTTTTAAATTAGCCGAATTTTCACAATGCCCCTTGATTAACGCAGGAAGCGGCACAAGCGCTCATCCTACCCAAGCGTTATTAGACTTGCTCACCCTTTATCAGCATTTTGGCAGTTTAGAAAATCTAAAAGGGAAGAAAATCGCTTTCATAGGCGATGTGAAAAATTCAAGAGTGGCTAATAGCAACATTAAATTGCTCCAAAGGCTAGGGCTTGAGATCATGCTGTGCGCTCCAAGCTCCATGCTCCCTATCACTCCTTTAAAAACGACGCATAACATTGAAGAAGCGATAGGATTTGCTGACATCTTAATGAGTTTGAGAACCCAAACCGAACGGCACAACGCGCCCATTTTTGCGAGCTTGAAAGATTATGGCAACGCTTATTGCATCACCCAACAACGCCTAGAGGCTCATGCTAAAAATAAAGAGATCATTATTTTACACCCAGGCCCGGTGCATAGGGATATTGATATAGAAAGTGCGGTGTTAGAAGACAAGCGATCCAAAGTCTTAGAGCAAGTCAAAAATGGCGTAGCAATGCGCATGGCGGTGTTGGAGTTTTTGCTATTAGATTGA
- the hofB gene encoding outer membrane beta-barrel protein HofB — protein sequence MKNSTPLKNKVFCGLYVLSLSASLQAFDYKIEVLAESFSKVGFNKKKIDISRGIYPTETFVTAVGQGNIYADFLSKGLKDQGHVLEGKVGGTLGGVAYDSTKFNQGGSVIYNYIGYWDGYLGGKRALLDGTSIHECALGSDGKVIDSIACGNARANKIRRNYLMNNAFLEYRYKDIFTAKGGRYQSNAPYMSGYTQGFEISAKVKDKNEGSHKLWWFSSWGRAFAYGEWIYDFYSPRTVIKNGRTLNYGIHLVNYTYERKGVSVSPFFQFSPGTYYSPGVVVGYDSNPNFDGVGFRSETKAYILLPVHAPLRRDTYRYAVKAGTAGQSLLIRQRFDYNEFNFGGAFYKVWKNANAYIGTTGNPLGIDFWTNSVYDIGQALSHVVTADAVSGWVFGGGVHKKWLWGTLWRWTSGALANEASAAVNVGYKISKSLTASVKLEYLGVMTHAGFMVGSYRPTPGSKALYSDRSHLMTTLSAKF from the coding sequence ATGAAAAATAGCACGCCTTTAAAGAATAAAGTTTTTTGCGGGTTATATGTTTTAAGTTTAAGCGCTTCTTTGCAAGCGTTTGATTATAAAATTGAAGTTTTAGCGGAGTCCTTTTCTAAAGTTGGCTTTAATAAAAAAAAGATTGATATTTCTAGGGGGATTTATCCTACAGAGACTTTTGTAACCGCTGTAGGGCAGGGCAATATCTATGCGGATTTTTTATCCAAAGGCCTTAAAGATCAAGGGCATGTTTTAGAGGGAAAAGTCGGTGGCACGCTAGGAGGGGTCGCTTATGATAGCACGAAATTCAATCAAGGCGGATCGGTTATTTATAACTACATCGGTTATTGGGATGGCTATTTAGGGGGTAAAAGAGCCTTGCTGGATGGCACGAGTATCCATGAGTGCGCGCTTGGATCTGATGGCAAGGTGATTGATTCTATAGCGTGCGGGAACGCTAGGGCCAATAAAATCCGCCGTAATTACTTGATGAATAACGCTTTTTTAGAATACCGCTATAAGGATATTTTTACGGCTAAAGGAGGGCGTTATCAATCCAATGCTCCTTACATGAGCGGTTACACGCAAGGCTTTGAAATCAGCGCTAAAGTTAAGGATAAAAATGAGGGAAGCCACAAATTATGGTGGTTTAGCTCATGGGGTAGGGCGTTCGCTTATGGGGAGTGGATTTATGATTTTTACTCTCCAAGAACCGTGATTAAAAACGGGCGCACTTTGAATTATGGTATCCATTTAGTGAACTACACCTATGAAAGAAAAGGGGTTAGCGTCAGCCCTTTTTTCCAATTTTCGCCTGGGACTTATTATAGCCCTGGGGTGGTTGTAGGCTATGATAGTAATCCTAATTTTGATGGCGTGGGCTTTAGATCCGAAACAAAAGCTTATATTTTGCTCCCTGTCCATGCCCCCTTAAGAAGAGATACTTATCGTTACGCTGTGAAAGCTGGCACTGCTGGGCAAAGCTTGCTCATTAGGCAACGATTTGATTACAATGAATTTAATTTCGGGGGAGCGTTTTATAAAGTGTGGAAAAACGCAAACGCTTACATCGGCACGACAGGAAACCCTTTAGGCATTGATTTTTGGACCAATAGCGTTTATGATATAGGGCAAGCCTTAAGCCATGTGGTAACCGCTGATGCCGTCTCTGGCTGGGTTTTTGGTGGGGGCGTGCATAAAAAGTGGCTGTGGGGGACTTTATGGCGTTGGACTAGCGGTGCTTTAGCCAATGAAGCGAGCGCGGCTGTTAATGTGGGCTATAAGATCAGTAAGAGTTTGACAGCGAGCGTGAAATTAGAATATTTGGGCGTGATGACGCATGCAGGCTTTATGGTAGGGAGTTACAGGCCCACGCCCGGCTCTAAAGCGCTTTATTCAGACAGGAGTCATTTGATGACAACTCTTAGCGCTAAATTCTAA
- a CDS encoding ABC transporter ATP-binding protein yields the protein MKLFFRRYSKYLKEHYKSFIVVLFSSLVVALSTAWGTYLVKPTLDEIFINKDTHMLKILPFLVILAYLGKSGGMYLGTYFTNFIGLDIVKKIRNTMLESLLKMEMDFFNRTKKGELIARITNDIGLIRASLSNYLSESLREGLTIVGLVGVVIYQSPKLALVGLVIMPLAAIPISKIIRKVKKLAKSHQESNAKITARLSEVFNNVEAIKISNGEKLEHKAFVKENEAFFKIGIKNIAVAEISSPLMEFLGSIAIALVIYLGGNEVIRGHISVGAFFSFITALFMLYTPIKRLTRIVSNFQEALVASDRIHEILEREPAIVDGELTLDDAIHTIEFKKVWLAYALDNQERYVLSDISLKFQQNEIIALKGESGSGKSSLVNLILRLYEPSRGEIFINDQKIESITQKSLREKISVVTQRVFIFNGSVAENVAYGLEIDEVKIKECLKKAQALDFVEKMPHGIESVLDEFGANLSGGQRQRIAIARALYKDAQVLIFDEATSALDNHTEESVKQSILELKQNRLIILISHNPSTLKLATKHVKLEHGRLIEC from the coding sequence TTGAAACTCTTTTTCAGGCGTTATTCTAAATACCTTAAAGAGCATTATAAAAGTTTTATAGTGGTTTTATTTTCTTCTTTAGTGGTGGCTTTAAGCACGGCTTGGGGGACTTATTTAGTCAAGCCCACTTTAGATGAAATTTTTATCAATAAAGACACTCACATGCTCAAAATCCTGCCTTTTTTAGTGATTTTGGCGTATTTGGGTAAGAGTGGGGGCATGTATTTAGGCACTTATTTCACTAACTTTATTGGGCTTGATATTGTCAAAAAAATACGCAACACCATGTTAGAAAGCCTTCTAAAAATGGAAATGGATTTTTTTAACAGGACTAAAAAGGGCGAATTGATCGCAAGGATCACCAATGACATAGGTTTGATTAGAGCGAGTTTGTCCAATTACCTTTCAGAGAGCCTAAGAGAGGGGCTAACGATTGTGGGGTTAGTGGGGGTGGTGATCTATCAAAGCCCTAAATTAGCATTAGTGGGGCTAGTGATCATGCCGCTAGCTGCTATTCCTATCAGCAAAATCATTCGTAAGGTTAAAAAACTCGCTAAATCCCACCAAGAGAGTAACGCCAAAATCACCGCTCGTTTGAGCGAAGTCTTTAACAATGTGGAAGCGATTAAAATCTCTAATGGCGAAAAATTAGAGCATAAGGCTTTTGTGAAAGAAAATGAAGCGTTTTTTAAAATCGGTATCAAAAACATCGCCGTGGCTGAAATTTCTTCGCCTTTAATGGAGTTTTTAGGCTCTATCGCTATAGCGCTAGTGATTTATTTAGGGGGGAATGAAGTGATTAGGGGCCATATTAGCGTGGGGGCGTTTTTTTCTTTCATCACGGCCCTTTTTATGCTCTATACGCCGATCAAACGCTTAACCAGGATTGTTTCTAATTTTCAAGAAGCCTTAGTCGCTAGCGACAGGATCCATGAGATTTTAGAAAGAGAGCCGGCTATTGTTGATGGGGAATTGACGCTAGATGACGCTATACACACCATAGAATTTAAAAAGGTATGGCTCGCTTATGCACTAGACAATCAAGAGCGTTATGTTTTAAGCGATATTAGTTTGAAATTCCAACAAAATGAAATCATCGCTCTAAAAGGCGAAAGCGGGAGCGGTAAAAGCTCATTAGTGAATCTGATTTTACGCCTTTATGAGCCAAGCAGGGGCGAAATTTTCATCAATGATCAAAAAATAGAGAGCATCACTCAAAAATCCTTGAGGGAAAAGATTAGCGTTGTCACTCAAAGGGTGTTTATTTTTAACGGGAGCGTGGCTGAAAATGTGGCGTATGGTTTAGAGATTGATGAGGTGAAAATCAAAGAATGCCTAAAAAAAGCTCAAGCCTTAGATTTTGTGGAAAAAATGCCTCATGGGATAGAGAGCGTTTTAGATGAATTTGGCGCTAATCTTAGCGGCGGCCAACGCCAAAGAATCGCCATTGCAAGAGCTTTGTATAAAGACGCTCAAGTTTTAATCTTTGATGAAGCCACTTCCGCTTTAGACAATCACACAGAAGAGAGCGTTAAACAAAGCATTTTAGAATTGAAACAAAACCGCTTGATCATTCTCATCTCGCACAACCCAAGCACGCTTAAATTAGCCACTAAGCATGTGAAATTAGAGCATGGGCGTTTGATAGAATGCTAA
- a CDS encoding neuraminyllactose-binding hemagglutinin family protein: MLRVLSVGVIFILLGCQFFNNTTLHLKYKNYPKNSPLKTAFTLTPPKIFFNAHFVPHFYQKEFKKALTQQIAYFLKDKSAFTFNVSGNVFFSFEESPKDLKAIKERLKKTIEPNADPKSVMRFLNLQASLILECTPQTTCPFDTLLIPTAFSVPVYYANRLGDNPSLFSQEDKSYHNALIKALNKAYYSLMEGLEKRLNAIENAEWL; the protein is encoded by the coding sequence ATGCTAAGGGTTTTAAGCGTTGGTGTTATTTTTATTTTACTAGGGTGTCAGTTTTTCAACAACACGACTCTGCATTTAAAATATAAAAATTACCCCAAAAACAGCCCTTTAAAAACCGCTTTTACTTTAACCCCCCCTAAAATCTTTTTTAACGCTCATTTTGTGCCGCACTTTTACCAAAAAGAATTTAAAAAAGCACTCACCCAGCAAATCGCTTATTTTTTAAAAGATAAAAGCGCTTTCACTTTCAATGTTTCAGGCAATGTTTTTTTTTCTTTTGAAGAGAGTCCTAAAGATTTAAAAGCCATTAAAGAAAGGCTTAAAAAGACGATTGAGCCTAACGCTGATCCAAAATCCGTCATGCGTTTTTTAAACCTTCAAGCGAGCTTGATTTTAGAATGCACTCCGCAAACCACTTGCCCGTTTGACACCCTTTTAATCCCCACCGCTTTCAGCGTGCCTGTTTATTACGCTAATCGTTTGGGCGATAACCCCTCTCTTTTTTCCCAAGAGGACAAATCCTATCATAACGCTTTAATCAAGGCCCTTAATAAGGCTTACTATTCTCTTATGGAGGGTTTAGAAAAGCGTTTGAACGCTATAGAAAATGCAGAGTGGCTTTAA
- a CDS encoding restriction endonuclease, translating to MKKIVFFIFVILFSVGIYLIWHVVLEKALELKLATSANDLLLKLFALLGVFSILVLFQGVISSYKKRQLKRILQKIDAMNGFEFEEYSKIFFTSKGFEVTITQKSGDYGADLIVEKDGVKWAVQAKRYSHKVSPKAIQEVVSSKAYYACEKACVITNSYFTQAAQKLAQANEVLLIDRDEWIKFLGGKN from the coding sequence ATGAAAAAGATTGTATTTTTTATTTTTGTCATTTTGTTTTCGGTAGGGATTTATTTAATTTGGCATGTTGTATTGGAAAAAGCCTTAGAATTGAAATTAGCTACTTCAGCTAATGATTTGCTTTTAAAATTGTTCGCGCTTCTTGGCGTTTTTTCCATATTAGTGCTTTTTCAAGGCGTTATTTCTTCGTATAAGAAGCGCCAACTCAAACGCATTTTGCAAAAAATAGACGCCATGAACGGCTTTGAATTTGAAGAATATTCCAAAATCTTTTTCACTTCAAAGGGTTTTGAAGTTACAATCACTCAAAAAAGCGGCGATTATGGAGCGGATTTGATTGTAGAAAAAGACGGCGTCAAATGGGCGGTTCAAGCCAAACGCTACTCGCACAAAGTTTCACCCAAAGCCATTCAAGAGGTGGTCTCTTCTAAAGCTTACTACGCTTGCGAAAAAGCTTGCGTGATCACCAACAGCTACTTCACGCAGGCCGCTCAAAAATTGGCTCAAGCTAACGAAGTGCTTTTGATTGATAGAGACGAATGGATCAAATTTTTGGGTGGGAAAAACTAA
- a CDS encoding AAA family ATPase, producing MIQSVRIKNFKTFKDTQIDGFTKLNIITGGNNVGKSNLLEALYCLVGKFMHPCANLTEIYDNIRKEPLTTESKNLMFYGLDTEKEIQIVTTLDNNQTLDLQIKFIASENQKVIESQIIPTAEQTQMSSQLNFTLKKNNEEIYNDHLNIAKVPNFPPIPNQSSYNRQFKNFEPSQLQKLSPFESAVIIPSDAAYRQAHMIQAVSKICSNNQLEEELNKHLNQFDNNIQSISFNTNNQLKLKVKNIKEKVPLSVFGDGLIKYLHIVSAFMADNAKTIYIDEVENGLHFSRMKLLLRCVIDFINDNKDGNLQVFMTTHNQEFIEILDQVIREKDFAHQTKLFCLEQYDDLIVAEPYYGENLSLYFKNGANLFGGKERFKENNYE from the coding sequence ATGATTCAGTCTGTTCGCATTAAAAATTTTAAGACTTTTAAGGACACTCAAATTGATGGTTTTACCAAACTCAACATTATTACTGGTGGGAACAATGTGGGTAAATCCAATTTGTTAGAAGCGTTGTATTGTTTAGTGGGAAAATTCATGCACCCATGCGCTAATCTAACAGAAATTTATGACAATATACGCAAAGAGCCTTTAACAACAGAATCAAAAAACTTAATGTTTTATGGTTTAGACACTGAGAAAGAAATACAGATTGTTACAACTTTAGACAACAATCAGACCTTAGACTTGCAAATAAAATTCATAGCCAGTGAAAACCAAAAGGTAATAGAGTCGCAAATAATACCCACAGCAGAACAAACTCAAATGTCCTCTCAGCTCAATTTCACTCTTAAAAAAAATAATGAAGAAATCTATAACGATCACTTAAATATTGCTAAAGTTCCCAATTTCCCACCAATTCCTAATCAGTCAAGCTACAACAGGCAATTTAAGAATTTTGAACCCAGTCAATTGCAAAAACTTTCACCCTTTGAAAGCGCTGTCATAATACCTAGCGATGCTGCTTACAGGCAAGCTCATATGATTCAAGCGGTGAGTAAAATTTGCAGTAACAACCAATTAGAAGAAGAATTAAATAAACATCTTAATCAATTTGATAACAATATCCAATCTATTAGCTTTAATACTAACAACCAACTCAAATTAAAAGTGAAAAATATCAAAGAAAAAGTCCCACTATCTGTATTTGGTGATGGTTTGATTAAATATTTGCATATTGTAAGCGCTTTTATGGCTGATAACGCAAAAACGATTTATATTGATGAAGTGGAGAATGGCTTGCACTTTTCTCGCATGAAATTATTATTAAGGTGTGTTATTGATTTTATCAACGACAACAAAGATGGTAATTTGCAAGTGTTTATGACTACCCACAACCAAGAATTTATAGAAATCTTAGATCAAGTTATCAGAGAAAAGGATTTTGCGCATCAAACTAAGTTGTTTTGCTTAGAACAATACGATGATTTAATCGTTGCAGAGCCTTATTATGGAGAAAATTTATCTCTTTATTTCAAGAATGGTGCCAATCTTTTTGGAGGTAAAGAAAGGTTTAAGGAAAATAATTATGAGTAA
- a CDS encoding HoxN/HupN/NixA family nickel/cobalt transporter yields MKLWFPYFLAIVFLHALGLALLFMANNASFYAAASMAYMLGAKHAFDADHIACIDNTIRKLTQQGKNAYGVGFYFSMGHSSVVILMTIISAFAIAWAKEHTPMLEEIGGVVGTLVSGLFLLIIGLLNAIILVDLLKIFKKSHSNESLSQQQNEEIERLLTSRGLLNRFFKPLFNFISKSWHIYPIGFLFGLGFDTASEIALLALSSSAIKVSVVGMLSLPILFAAGMSLFDTLDGAFMLKAYDWAFKTPLRKIYYNISITALSVFIALFIGLIELFQVVSEKLHLKFENRLLNALQSLEFTDLGYYLVGLFVIAFSGSFFLWKIKFSKLEG; encoded by the coding sequence GTGAAATTGTGGTTTCCTTATTTTTTAGCGATTGTGTTCTTGCATGCATTAGGCTTAGCGTTGCTCTTTATGGCCAATAACGCTTCGTTTTATGCAGCAGCGTCTATGGCTTACATGCTAGGGGCAAAGCATGCCTTTGATGCAGATCACATCGCTTGCATAGACAACACCATTAGAAAGCTCACCCAACAAGGCAAAAATGCCTATGGTGTGGGGTTTTACTTTTCTATGGGGCATTCAAGCGTGGTGATTTTAATGACCATCATCAGCGCGTTTGCGATCGCTTGGGCTAAAGAGCACACGCCGATGCTAGAAGAAATAGGGGGGGTAGTGGGGACTTTAGTTTCTGGGCTTTTTTTGCTCATTATAGGGCTATTGAATGCGATCATTCTAGTGGATTTACTAAAAATATTCAAAAAATCGCACTCTAATGAAAGCCTGAGCCAGCAACAAAATGAAGAGATCGAGCGGCTCTTAACGAGTAGGGGCTTACTCAACCGCTTTTTTAAACCCTTGTTTAATTTCATCTCCAAGTCGTGGCATATTTATCCTATCGGGTTTCTTTTTGGGCTAGGCTTTGATACCGCTAGTGAAATCGCACTTTTAGCTCTCTCTAGCAGCGCGATTAAAGTGAGTGTGGTGGGCATGCTCTCTTTACCCATTCTTTTTGCCGCTGGCATGAGTTTGTTTGACACTTTAGATGGGGCGTTCATGCTCAAGGCGTATGATTGGGCGTTCAAAACCCCTTTAAGAAAAATCTATTACAATATCTCTATCACGGCCTTAAGCGTGTTTATCGCGCTCTTTATCGGCTTGATTGAGCTTTTTCAAGTCGTTAGCGAGAAACTCCACTTAAAATTTGAAAACCGCCTTTTAAACGCCTTACAAAGCCTGGAATTTACAGACTTGGGCTATTACTTGGTGGGCTTATTTGTAATAGCGTTTTCAGGCTCATTCTTTTTATGGAAAATCAAATTTTCTAAATTAGAGGGCTAG
- a CDS encoding flagellar FLiS export co-chaperone, producing the protein MDILKTLQKHLGDVETSDFKTNAIEKSQQIAQFSRDMKNINESVGALQVLQIACKKLFNKSMGLEDKDALQASIIKQELREIVENCQFLASPLFDTQLNIAINDEVFSMTVANPLNLLENIGGFQAYLEEKLNEIKELLGYLSESLSNPKAFMPSFSNKSLKDLLSDNLRA; encoded by the coding sequence ATGGATATTTTAAAAACTCTTCAAAAGCATTTGGGCGATGTTGAAACAAGCGATTTTAAAACCAATGCGATAGAAAAATCCCAACAAATCGCCCAATTCAGTAGGGACATGAAAAATATAAACGAGAGCGTTGGAGCGTTACAAGTCTTGCAAATCGCTTGCAAAAAGCTTTTCAATAAGAGCATGGGTTTAGAAGATAAAGACGCTTTGCAAGCTTCTATCATCAAACAAGAATTGCGAGAAATTGTAGAAAATTGCCAGTTTTTAGCCTCCCCTTTGTTTGACACCCAGCTCAACATTGCTATTAACGATGAAGTTTTTTCCATGACTGTGGCTAATCCTTTGAATTTATTGGAAAATATTGGTGGGTTTCAAGCTTATTTGGAAGAAAAATTAAACGAAATTAAAGAATTATTAGGTTATTTGAGCGAAAGCCTTTCAAACCCTAAAGCCTTTATGCCAAGTTTTTCAAATAAAAGCCTTAAAGATTTGTTGAGCGATAACTTGAGGGCTTAA